One genomic segment of Corallococcus silvisoli includes these proteins:
- a CDS encoding carboxypeptidase-like regulatory domain-containing protein, whose translation MRRALRALALALGLSASGCAFLEDEPPPDQLVCRSDAECAAGQVCFVDGCGNPGGDIVVEVQAHPKAGLLAQDFPVDRLRPEQNLELFSPVRLRGEVSRGAVTTGDGGVATIAYRGPVHLLATGESRLIPGVGRRYETTLIPDNGAWVLPVGSGDYTVTLTPVDKAVPPLVRTASVDPATGGSVAFELPTPARVITLSGTLVLQGSRRVDADVEVQALDDSLRPLSQRARVSRDTGGFQLALSAEDAARPTVLLRVTPLNASDVVPRKTFVVDPSVGFASALELGDPGAPVRVEGRVLETDGAVPMEGARVSLQGRVAGGGTFQGVPALTDAQGRYQLTSLPGLPESPLTLVIVPPPSSPSRLTLQQVVVSTVDTVLPDVTCPPRMAVTGSVRQPDGSGPASGVRIVVEPVGALTGWPQPPMGFEAPFTTDGAGGFQLALDPGEYRLDFLPGENLPRVSRFVTVPPRTQEEQVLELAAFTLSRGRSLSGRITLPPDPALAPDGIAANASVRFFRVVTVAGRPASLLLAQTVSDSTGRYSTVLPTR comes from the coding sequence GTGAGGCGCGCGCTCCGGGCCCTGGCGCTGGCGCTCGGGCTGTCCGCGAGCGGGTGCGCCTTCCTGGAGGACGAGCCGCCGCCGGATCAGCTCGTCTGCCGCTCCGACGCGGAGTGCGCCGCGGGGCAGGTGTGCTTCGTGGATGGCTGCGGCAACCCGGGCGGCGACATCGTCGTGGAGGTGCAGGCCCACCCCAAGGCGGGCCTGCTCGCGCAGGACTTCCCGGTGGACCGGCTGCGCCCGGAGCAGAACCTGGAGCTGTTCAGCCCCGTGCGCCTTCGCGGCGAGGTGTCGCGAGGCGCAGTCACCACGGGGGACGGCGGCGTGGCCACCATCGCCTATCGCGGGCCGGTCCACCTGCTCGCCACGGGCGAGAGCCGCCTCATCCCGGGCGTGGGCCGCCGCTATGAGACGACGCTCATCCCGGACAACGGCGCGTGGGTCCTGCCCGTGGGCAGCGGCGACTACACGGTGACGCTCACCCCGGTGGACAAGGCCGTGCCGCCGCTCGTGCGCACCGCCTCCGTGGACCCCGCCACGGGCGGCAGCGTGGCGTTCGAGCTGCCCACGCCCGCGCGGGTCATCACGCTCTCGGGGACGCTGGTGCTCCAGGGCTCGCGCCGGGTGGACGCGGACGTGGAGGTGCAGGCGCTGGATGACTCCCTTCGCCCCCTGTCCCAGCGCGCCCGCGTGTCCCGGGACACCGGCGGGTTCCAGCTGGCGCTCAGCGCGGAGGACGCCGCGCGCCCCACCGTGCTGCTGCGGGTGACGCCGCTGAACGCCTCGGACGTGGTGCCCCGGAAGACCTTCGTGGTGGATCCGTCCGTGGGCTTCGCGTCCGCGCTGGAGCTGGGTGATCCCGGCGCCCCGGTGCGCGTGGAGGGCCGCGTGCTGGAGACGGACGGAGCCGTGCCCATGGAGGGTGCCCGCGTGTCGCTCCAGGGCCGCGTGGCCGGCGGCGGCACGTTCCAGGGGGTGCCCGCGCTGACGGACGCCCAGGGGCGCTACCAGCTCACCTCCCTGCCCGGCCTCCCCGAGTCCCCGCTCACGCTGGTCATCGTGCCGCCCCCCAGCTCCCCGTCGCGCCTCACGCTCCAGCAGGTGGTGGTGTCCACGGTGGACACGGTGCTGCCGGACGTGACGTGCCCGCCGCGCATGGCGGTGACGGGCAGCGTGCGGCAGCCCGACGGCAGCGGGCCCGCGTCGGGCGTGCGCATCGTGGTGGAGCCGGTGGGCGCGCTCACGGGCTGGCCCCAGCCGCCCATGGGCTTCGAGGCGCCCTTCACGACCGACGGCGCCGGCGGCTTCCAGCTGGCCCTGGATCCGGGCGAGTACCGGCTGGACTTCCTGCCCGGGGAGAACCTGCCGCGCGTCAGCCGCTTCGTCACCGTGCCGCCCCGGACCCAGGAGGAGCAGGTGTTGGAGCTGGCGGCCTTCACGCTGTCGCGGGGCCGCTCGCTGAGCGGACGCATCACCCTGCCCCCGGACCCCGCGCTGGCGCCGGACGGCATCGCGGCGAACGCGTCCGTGCGCTTCTTCCGCGTGGTGACGGTCGCGGGCCGGCCGGCGTCGCTGCTGCTCGCGCAGACGGTGTCCGACAGCACGGGGCGCTACTCCACCGTGCTGCCCACGCGCTGA
- a CDS encoding sigma 54-interacting transcriptional regulator has product MASLTVRTPDGKVRTVSLLKRITSLGRGSDNDVPLEDLAVPASALHVTFDGTRYEVGSLGATFHVNGKRRDNHALATGDVVKVGGTELIFSREDAPREPVRREVPSREVSLGPAATESSDSHTSELPGVAGRELVLLKRLTAFSERLFGSYDVDRILESLLDEAIEVTRADKGFLILVESGEPRVKAARNVARENIEDAVEKLSDSIIAKVVKDQKAIIVADALDAPEFKASESVVNLKVHSVMCVPVMHKGDLFGVLYVGNDRLVNRFEPKSLDMLTVFAAQASLLLQNALLVNDLKLDNTELRRKLEDQRYGDIVGACQGMRDVYKRIDKIAPTDISVLITGETGTGKELIAREIHRRSPRAKGPFITVNCGAIPENLLESELFGHAKGAFTGAVATRPGKFQAAIGGTLFLDEIGEMPLQLQVKLLRALQDKIVYKVGENRGEPVDIRVVAATNKILEEEVKRNAFREDLYYRLNVVTVKLPPLRDRGEDVIVLGRFFLQKYAREFSSKARGFTPAAAVSMKKYGWPGNIRELENRLKKAVVLADKPLMGPDDLDLKPENLEPIMPLLQAKEEFQKRYINEVLARNNGNRTKTAKDLGVDPRTIFRHLEKLEAEKTGRPLPPEENEDLL; this is encoded by the coding sequence ATGGCCAGCCTCACCGTCCGCACCCCCGATGGAAAGGTCCGTACGGTCTCCCTGCTCAAGCGCATCACCAGCCTGGGACGGGGATCCGACAACGACGTGCCCCTGGAGGACCTCGCCGTCCCCGCCAGCGCGCTGCACGTCACCTTCGACGGCACCCGTTACGAGGTGGGCAGCCTGGGTGCCACCTTCCACGTCAATGGCAAGCGCCGCGACAACCACGCGCTCGCCACCGGCGACGTGGTGAAGGTCGGCGGCACCGAGCTCATCTTCTCCCGCGAGGACGCTCCCCGCGAACCCGTGCGCCGCGAGGTGCCCTCGCGCGAGGTGTCCCTCGGCCCGGCCGCCACCGAGTCCTCCGACTCGCACACGTCCGAGCTGCCCGGCGTGGCGGGCCGCGAGCTCGTGCTGCTCAAGCGGCTCACCGCGTTCAGCGAGCGGCTCTTCGGCAGCTACGACGTGGACCGCATCCTGGAGAGCCTGCTGGACGAGGCCATCGAGGTGACGCGCGCCGACAAGGGCTTCCTCATCCTGGTGGAGAGCGGCGAGCCGCGCGTGAAGGCCGCGCGCAACGTGGCGCGGGAGAACATCGAGGACGCGGTGGAGAAGCTGTCCGACTCCATCATCGCCAAGGTGGTGAAGGACCAGAAGGCCATCATCGTCGCGGACGCGCTGGACGCGCCGGAGTTCAAGGCCAGCGAGTCGGTGGTGAACCTCAAGGTCCACTCCGTCATGTGCGTGCCGGTGATGCACAAGGGCGACCTGTTCGGCGTGCTCTACGTGGGCAACGACCGGCTGGTGAACCGCTTCGAGCCCAAGAGCCTGGACATGCTCACCGTGTTCGCGGCGCAGGCCTCGCTGCTGCTCCAGAACGCGCTGCTCGTCAACGACCTGAAGCTGGACAACACGGAGCTGCGCCGCAAGCTGGAGGACCAGCGCTACGGCGACATCGTGGGCGCGTGCCAGGGCATGCGCGACGTGTACAAGCGCATCGACAAGATCGCCCCCACGGACATCTCCGTGCTCATCACCGGGGAGACGGGCACCGGCAAGGAGCTCATCGCCCGGGAGATCCACCGCCGCTCGCCGCGCGCCAAGGGCCCGTTCATCACGGTCAACTGCGGCGCCATCCCGGAGAACCTGCTGGAGAGCGAGCTGTTCGGCCACGCCAAGGGCGCCTTCACCGGCGCGGTGGCCACGCGGCCCGGCAAGTTCCAGGCGGCCATCGGCGGCACCCTCTTCCTGGATGAGATTGGCGAGATGCCGCTCCAGCTCCAGGTGAAGCTGCTGCGCGCGCTCCAGGACAAGATCGTCTACAAGGTCGGCGAGAACCGCGGCGAGCCGGTGGACATCCGCGTGGTGGCCGCGACGAACAAGATCCTGGAGGAGGAGGTCAAGCGCAACGCGTTCCGCGAGGACCTCTACTACCGCCTCAACGTCGTCACCGTGAAGCTGCCGCCCCTGCGCGATCGCGGCGAGGACGTCATCGTGCTGGGCCGCTTCTTCCTGCAGAAGTACGCGCGCGAGTTCAGCTCCAAGGCCCGGGGCTTCACGCCCGCCGCCGCCGTGTCCATGAAGAAGTACGGCTGGCCCGGCAACATCCGGGAGCTGGAGAACCGCCTGAAGAAGGCGGTCGTCCTGGCGGACAAGCCGCTGATGGGCCCCGACGACCTGGACCTCAAGCCGGAGAACCTGGAGCCCATCATGCCGCTGCTCCAGGCCAAGGAAGAGTTCCAGAAGCGCTACATCAACGAGGTGCTGGCCCGGAACAACGGCAACCGCACCAAGACGGCCAAGGACCTGGGCGTGGATCCGCGCACCATCTTCCGCCACCTGGAGAAGCTGGAGGCGGAGAAGACCGGCCGGCCGCTGCCCCCCGAGGAGAACGAGGACCTGCTATAG
- a CDS encoding tetratricopeptide repeat protein translates to MPPSEQPKTDVEKELSELRREVIESRNLVIKTDNLLKNLHAEVKAVGKRHEDFQKRQWLSSAVAYALFAVLAVGGAVLVNGARSSSNTSERERLEKQVADLSTQLEKQRADTTAHLTAQRAAGEVYKMMTTLPGDERLKGIDALVKLDTQRLSSLERQALNDRAAILRRETGDAAYERGKLAFRRNEMSGVVADLSRFLAMNPSEAEALDASFFLGTAYNQLRQHDKAVPLLARFVDGDKKSKTRDYAMLLLAQSYQETGAYDKAADTVRDALATYPATQYLSQFRGRLTSAKRAAAGGSEAVPVPAAAPVAAPQAAPAVQTAPAGQ, encoded by the coding sequence ATGCCCCCCTCTGAACAGCCGAAGACCGACGTCGAGAAGGAGCTCTCCGAGCTCCGCCGCGAGGTCATCGAGTCGCGCAACCTCGTCATCAAGACGGACAACCTGCTGAAGAACCTCCACGCGGAGGTGAAGGCGGTCGGCAAGCGCCACGAGGACTTCCAGAAGCGGCAATGGCTCTCCTCGGCGGTGGCCTACGCGCTGTTCGCGGTGCTGGCGGTCGGTGGCGCGGTCCTGGTGAACGGCGCGCGCAGCTCCAGCAACACCAGCGAGCGCGAGCGGCTGGAGAAGCAGGTGGCGGACCTCTCCACGCAGTTGGAGAAGCAGCGCGCGGACACCACCGCGCACCTGACGGCCCAGCGCGCCGCCGGCGAGGTCTACAAGATGATGACCACGCTGCCGGGCGACGAGCGGCTCAAGGGCATCGACGCGCTCGTGAAGCTGGACACCCAGCGGCTGTCGTCGCTGGAGCGCCAGGCCCTCAATGATCGCGCCGCCATCCTGCGCCGCGAGACGGGCGACGCCGCCTACGAGCGCGGCAAGCTCGCCTTCCGCCGCAACGAGATGTCCGGCGTGGTGGCGGACCTGTCCCGCTTCCTCGCCATGAACCCGTCGGAGGCGGAGGCGCTGGACGCGTCCTTCTTCCTGGGCACCGCGTACAACCAGCTGCGTCAGCACGACAAGGCCGTGCCGCTGCTGGCCCGCTTCGTGGACGGCGACAAGAAGTCCAAGACGCGCGACTACGCCATGCTGCTGCTCGCCCAGTCGTACCAGGAGACGGGCGCGTACGATAAGGCGGCGGACACGGTGCGCGACGCGCTGGCCACGTACCCGGCCACCCAGTACCTGTCGCAGTTCCGCGGGCGCCTGACCTCCGCGAAGCGCGCCGCCGCGGGTGGCTCGGAGGCCGTCCCGGTGCCCGCCGCCGCCCCCGTCGCCGCGCCGCAGGCCGCGCCCGCCGTGCAGACGGCCCCCGCCGGCCAGTAG
- the mutL gene encoding DNA mismatch repair endonuclease MutL, with the protein MSRIARLSDVLINKIAAGEVVERPASVVKELCENSLDAGARTVRVELEGGGVGRITISDDGHGMSRADATLCLERHATSKLRELDDLFHIDSMGFRGEAIPAIASVSRFTLHTAEPDALEGTRVTVEGGGPPTVEDAPPRVGTVITVEDLFFNVPARRKFMRQGATELKHCEEAVVRLALAHPEVGFFAAHEGNELFASPASEHDPRERIAAALGPASFPHLFPVEERRLGVVVTGYLASPEYTLPNARGLYTFVNRRYIRDRGLISTVQRAFQDFLPAGRQPVVVLHIDVEPRAVDVNVHPQKMEVRFADARGVQDAISAALSRVLRAAPWLGTPEEQAANPQQPRDAAHYAHAVERFLTRAQEATWGAPLPTAMDAPGPGGSMPARPLMPSYFAPQGGGPAGQGSGFQGPAMPGRTPAFGEAQPQLNEAPPPGYFAALRPMGLLGSRFHVCEGPGGTLVVLDPHAALERARLSAYLRRLDEDAKAPPPSLFGTTVDLSLAAVKTLVDGREALLKLGVDVEPFGGTALALKSVPPGLEGVDPRALLEALSRALPPRSAPLDVTSLAEAVRVMACHAARRASSTPLTDAQLRALLGELDRADFTPPCTHGTVVVLEMPLLELERRAR; encoded by the coding sequence ATGTCCCGAATCGCGCGCCTGAGCGACGTGCTCATCAACAAGATCGCCGCCGGTGAGGTGGTGGAACGCCCTGCCTCCGTGGTGAAGGAGCTGTGCGAGAACTCGCTCGACGCGGGCGCGCGCACCGTGCGCGTGGAGCTGGAGGGCGGCGGCGTCGGGCGCATCACCATCTCCGACGACGGCCACGGCATGAGCCGCGCGGACGCCACGCTCTGCCTGGAGCGCCACGCGACCAGCAAGCTGCGCGAACTGGACGACCTCTTCCACATCGACTCCATGGGGTTCCGGGGCGAGGCCATTCCCGCCATCGCCTCCGTGTCGCGCTTCACGCTGCACACCGCGGAGCCGGACGCGCTCGAGGGTACCCGGGTCACGGTGGAGGGCGGCGGGCCCCCCACGGTGGAGGACGCGCCGCCCCGCGTGGGCACCGTCATCACCGTGGAGGATCTGTTCTTCAACGTGCCCGCGCGCCGCAAGTTCATGCGCCAGGGCGCCACCGAGCTCAAGCACTGCGAGGAGGCCGTGGTGCGTCTGGCGCTCGCGCACCCGGAGGTCGGCTTCTTCGCCGCGCACGAGGGCAACGAGCTGTTCGCGAGCCCCGCCAGCGAGCACGACCCGCGCGAGCGGATCGCCGCGGCCCTGGGGCCCGCGTCCTTCCCGCACCTGTTCCCGGTGGAGGAGCGGCGGCTGGGCGTCGTCGTCACGGGCTACCTCGCGTCCCCTGAGTACACGCTGCCCAACGCGCGGGGCCTCTACACCTTCGTCAACCGCCGCTACATCCGCGACCGCGGCCTCATCAGCACCGTGCAGCGCGCGTTCCAGGACTTCCTGCCCGCGGGCCGCCAGCCGGTGGTGGTGCTGCACATCGACGTGGAGCCTCGCGCGGTGGACGTCAACGTGCACCCGCAGAAGATGGAGGTGCGCTTCGCCGACGCCCGGGGCGTGCAGGACGCGATCAGCGCCGCCCTCTCGCGCGTGCTGCGCGCGGCCCCCTGGCTGGGCACCCCCGAGGAGCAGGCCGCGAACCCGCAGCAGCCCCGCGACGCCGCGCACTACGCGCACGCCGTGGAGCGCTTCCTCACCCGCGCCCAGGAGGCCACCTGGGGCGCGCCGCTGCCCACCGCCATGGACGCCCCGGGGCCGGGCGGCTCCATGCCCGCGCGCCCGTTGATGCCCTCCTACTTCGCGCCGCAGGGCGGAGGCCCGGCGGGGCAGGGCAGTGGGTTCCAGGGCCCCGCGATGCCGGGCCGCACGCCCGCGTTCGGCGAGGCCCAGCCGCAGCTCAACGAGGCGCCGCCCCCGGGCTACTTCGCGGCGCTGCGCCCCATGGGCCTGCTGGGCAGCCGCTTCCACGTGTGCGAGGGACCGGGCGGGACGCTGGTGGTGCTGGACCCGCACGCCGCGCTGGAGCGCGCGCGCCTCTCCGCGTACCTGCGCCGGCTGGACGAGGACGCGAAGGCGCCGCCTCCGTCGCTGTTCGGCACCACGGTGGACCTGTCGCTGGCGGCGGTGAAGACGCTGGTGGACGGCCGCGAGGCGCTGCTCAAGCTGGGCGTGGACGTGGAGCCTTTCGGCGGCACGGCGCTCGCGCTCAAGTCGGTGCCGCCGGGGCTGGAGGGCGTGGATCCGCGCGCGCTCCTGGAGGCCCTGTCGCGCGCGCTGCCTCCTCGCAGCGCGCCGCTGGACGTGACGAGCCTGGCGGAGGCCGTGCGCGTGATGGCCTGCCACGCCGCGCGGCGCGCGTCCTCCACCCCGCTCACCGACGCGCAGCTGCGCGCGCTGCTGGGGGAGCTGGACCGCGCGGACTTCACCCCACCGTGCACGCACGGCACGGTGGTGGTGCTGGAGATGCCCCTGCTGGAGCTGGAGCGGCGGGCCCGCTGA
- a CDS encoding SDR family oxidoreductase — MEVIRAGKGPMRIAVTGANGDYGKLLLPRLEADPDVESILVLDTKEPQGTTKVEFHRVDLTRYDAEGELTDALTERPVDALFHLAFLFGPILNGPLAHELEVIGTMNVLTAVGRARLPRLVVPSLTVTYGARGNNPALLREGSPLFGCPNSRFVNDKVEVEGQVRAFRERHPDTRTLVLRFAPLLGRSLDNPVTRMLSHAVVPTLLGFDPLWQAIHEEDAGRALHLALRADAAGEFNIVGRGVLPWSGLIRQAGAQPLPLPGPLFRGALRALGVVGAGTLPVALLDYMHYSWVADGERAESALGFVPLHHVRDAASALRRSQT; from the coding sequence ATGGAAGTGATCCGAGCAGGCAAGGGCCCGATGCGCATCGCGGTGACAGGCGCCAATGGCGACTACGGCAAGCTGCTCCTGCCGAGACTGGAGGCGGACCCGGACGTGGAGAGCATCCTCGTGCTCGACACGAAGGAGCCCCAGGGGACGACGAAGGTGGAGTTCCACCGCGTGGACCTCACCCGCTACGACGCGGAGGGCGAGCTGACGGACGCGCTCACGGAGCGTCCGGTGGATGCCCTCTTCCACCTGGCCTTCCTCTTCGGGCCCATCCTCAACGGGCCGCTGGCGCACGAACTGGAGGTCATCGGCACGATGAACGTGCTGACGGCGGTGGGCCGCGCGCGGCTCCCCCGGCTGGTGGTTCCATCGCTCACCGTGACCTACGGAGCCCGGGGCAACAACCCGGCGCTGCTGCGGGAAGGCTCGCCGCTGTTCGGCTGTCCGAACAGCCGGTTCGTGAACGACAAGGTCGAGGTGGAGGGGCAGGTGCGGGCCTTCCGCGAACGGCACCCGGACACCCGCACCCTCGTCTTGCGCTTCGCGCCCCTGCTCGGCCGGAGCCTGGACAACCCCGTCACCCGGATGCTGTCCCACGCGGTGGTGCCGACCCTCCTGGGGTTCGACCCGCTCTGGCAGGCCATCCACGAAGAGGACGCGGGCCGGGCGCTGCACCTGGCGCTCCGGGCCGACGCGGCCGGGGAGTTCAACATCGTGGGGCGTGGAGTGCTGCCCTGGTCCGGGCTCATCCGCCAGGCGGGCGCGCAACCGCTCCCCCTGCCGGGGCCGTTGTTTCGTGGAGCACTTCGCGCGTTGGGGGTGGTGGGTGCGGGCACGTTGCCGGTGGCCCTGCTCGACTACATGCATTACTCCTGGGTCGCGGACGGTGAGCGTGCCGAATCCGCGCTGGGGTTCGTGCCCCTCCACCACGTCAGGGACGCCGCGTCGGCGCTCAGAAGGAGCCAGACATGA
- a CDS encoding YciI family protein, which produces MRFMMLVKASQDSETGRLPSSEELGAMGKFNEELVKSGILLAGEGLHPSSKGARVTFSNKQTQVTDGPFAETKELVAGFWIIEVKSMEEAIAWARRVPFTDGEIEIRRVFAPEDFAPSDPTGEHRAHEARLRAQAETKS; this is translated from the coding sequence ATGCGCTTCATGATGCTCGTCAAGGCCTCGCAGGACAGTGAAACCGGCAGGCTCCCCTCCTCCGAGGAGTTGGGCGCGATGGGCAAGTTCAACGAGGAGCTGGTGAAGTCCGGCATCCTGCTCGCGGGTGAGGGCCTGCACCCCAGCTCCAAGGGCGCGCGGGTGACGTTCTCCAACAAGCAGACCCAGGTGACGGATGGCCCCTTCGCGGAGACGAAGGAGCTGGTCGCCGGCTTCTGGATCATCGAGGTGAAGTCGATGGAGGAGGCCATCGCCTGGGCGCGGCGCGTCCCCTTCACGGACGGGGAGATCGAGATCCGCCGCGTGTTCGCGCCGGAGGACTTCGCGCCCAGCGACCCCACCGGCGAGCACCGGGCGCACGAGGCGCGGCTGCGCGCCCAGGCCGAAACGAAGTCCTGA
- a CDS encoding lysophospholipid acyltransferase family protein, translating into MTKGVLGNDPFQRGAATRAGDAKDDAADPKAAKKKAATPKSAKGAKPAAKAKGASGGASKSGSRAKAPKGGRSPEAKPAAATPKTPAAKVHRFEAREAAKHGSRAQGPGEETAPLREPSTPTPSRGPRPPRPQVLAEEVRAARPPEQTVDRALTEALAADAAEAAATTAVGELFQGKRGPDRDIERVLATELVAELAESAVRQVLDDSHGAAPKRELATRVATQVAEATAGVAVDEVMDRHHSTPEERALSTAKTSDDGDLDADEAAADVWTADAWRRDPKHVPPPEDPDETAADVWTADAWRRDPEGMAAPHDTDAGDDLANGVERGEEDGVHVSVSVITGAAPTDVAPEVELVDESHDELPPSRRPLSLVSEPGESSRQEEPPREEPSFGSQEETPPSASFAGRAAGMFSLAREIAGQALASEGLGRAVGAMHGLVEAVRTSLGTGGGSRLDDYGKDAELVENLQPVLDFLYEQYWRVSVEGVDQVPRGAAILVANHSGALPYDGMVMAQALMRERPDLLEARWLVEDQVFHAPMLGTLFNRLGAVRASPENALRLLDERRPLVVFPEGYQGASKPFAERYRLKRFGRGGFVKLALRTGAPIVPVAIVGAEETSPLLGRIPGGFLGFPSLPLTAPGPLPAKWTIRFGEPLTMEGLPPEAADDLGEVQRLTERTRESIQAMLQALLRERRSVFTG; encoded by the coding sequence ATGACCAAGGGTGTCCTCGGGAATGATCCCTTCCAGCGGGGCGCCGCGACCCGCGCGGGCGACGCGAAGGACGACGCCGCGGACCCGAAGGCCGCGAAGAAGAAGGCCGCGACGCCGAAGTCCGCGAAGGGAGCGAAGCCAGCGGCCAAGGCGAAGGGCGCCAGCGGTGGCGCGTCGAAGTCCGGCTCGCGGGCGAAGGCCCCGAAGGGTGGCAGGAGTCCGGAGGCGAAGCCGGCGGCCGCCACGCCCAAGACGCCCGCGGCGAAGGTCCACCGGTTCGAGGCGCGCGAGGCCGCGAAGCACGGCTCCCGCGCGCAAGGCCCCGGCGAGGAGACCGCCCCGCTGCGCGAGCCCTCCACGCCCACGCCTTCCCGGGGGCCCCGTCCCCCGCGTCCCCAGGTCCTGGCGGAGGAGGTGCGCGCCGCGCGTCCGCCCGAGCAGACGGTGGATCGCGCGCTGACGGAGGCGCTGGCCGCGGATGCGGCGGAGGCCGCCGCGACGACGGCGGTGGGCGAGCTGTTCCAGGGGAAGCGCGGCCCGGACCGCGACATCGAGCGCGTCCTCGCCACGGAGCTCGTCGCCGAGCTGGCCGAGTCCGCCGTGCGGCAGGTCCTGGACGACAGCCATGGCGCCGCCCCCAAGCGCGAGCTGGCCACCCGCGTCGCCACCCAGGTCGCCGAGGCCACCGCGGGAGTCGCCGTGGATGAAGTGATGGACCGCCACCACTCCACCCCCGAGGAGCGCGCCCTGTCCACCGCCAAGACCAGCGACGATGGGGACCTCGACGCCGACGAAGCCGCGGCGGATGTCTGGACCGCGGACGCCTGGCGCCGCGACCCGAAGCACGTGCCGCCTCCCGAGGATCCCGACGAAACGGCGGCGGATGTCTGGACGGCGGACGCCTGGCGCCGTGACCCGGAGGGCATGGCCGCCCCCCATGACACCGACGCAGGGGATGACCTCGCGAACGGCGTGGAGCGCGGCGAGGAGGACGGCGTGCACGTCTCCGTCTCCGTCATCACGGGCGCGGCCCCGACCGACGTGGCGCCGGAGGTGGAGCTGGTGGACGAGTCCCACGACGAGCTGCCCCCCAGCCGCCGCCCCCTGTCGCTCGTGAGCGAGCCCGGCGAGTCCTCCCGCCAGGAGGAACCACCTCGCGAGGAGCCGTCCTTCGGAAGCCAGGAGGAGACTCCGCCCTCCGCGAGCTTCGCGGGCCGCGCGGCCGGCATGTTCTCGCTGGCCCGGGAAATCGCCGGACAGGCGCTGGCGAGCGAGGGGCTGGGCCGCGCCGTTGGAGCGATGCACGGCCTGGTGGAGGCGGTCCGCACCAGCCTGGGAACGGGCGGAGGCAGCCGCCTGGACGACTACGGCAAGGACGCGGAGCTGGTGGAGAACCTCCAGCCGGTCCTCGACTTCCTCTACGAGCAGTACTGGCGCGTCTCCGTGGAGGGCGTGGATCAGGTGCCTCGGGGCGCGGCCATCCTCGTCGCCAACCACTCCGGCGCCCTGCCCTATGACGGCATGGTGATGGCGCAGGCCCTCATGCGCGAGCGCCCCGACCTGCTCGAGGCCCGCTGGCTCGTGGAGGATCAGGTCTTCCACGCGCCCATGCTGGGCACCCTCTTCAACCGCCTGGGGGCCGTGCGCGCCTCGCCGGAGAACGCGCTGCGGCTGCTCGACGAGCGCCGGCCGCTGGTCGTCTTCCCGGAGGGCTACCAGGGCGCGAGCAAGCCGTTCGCGGAGCGCTACCGCCTCAAGCGCTTCGGCCGGGGCGGCTTCGTGAAGCTGGCGCTGCGCACCGGCGCGCCCATCGTCCCGGTGGCCATCGTCGGCGCGGAGGAGACGTCCCCGCTGCTGGGCCGCATCCCTGGCGGCTTCCTGGGGTTCCCGTCGCTGCCGCTCACCGCGCCGGGCCCGCTGCCGGCCAAGTGGACCATCCGCTTCGGGGAGCCGCTGACGATGGAGGGCCTGCCCCCGGAGGCCGCGGACGACCTGGGCGAGGTGCAGCGGCTCACCGAGCGCACCCGCGAATCCATCCAGGCCATGCTCCAGGCCCTGCTGCGCGAGCGCCGCTCCGTGTTCACGGGCTGA